One window of the Pseudomonas lurida genome contains the following:
- a CDS encoding tRNA (adenine(22)-N(1))-methyltransferase has product MNEHTLSLRLERVGANIPVGARLADIGSDHGYLPVALMRRGVIASAVAGEVATTPFYAAQRTVRDNGLEQQITVRLADGLAAIEPHDGITAISVCGMGGETIRDILESGKMHLSGQERLILQPNGGEQPLRQWLMDNGYSIVSEELLRENRFYYEIIVAERAGPVAYTAEQLYFGPLQMQARSPAFIGKWQRLLRQRQKTLASLEQARQAVPEQKVQEIARQVGWITALLA; this is encoded by the coding sequence TTGAACGAACACACGTTATCCCTGCGCCTGGAGCGCGTGGGGGCGAACATTCCGGTGGGTGCCCGACTGGCCGATATCGGCTCCGACCACGGTTACCTGCCGGTGGCGTTGATGCGCCGGGGCGTGATCGCCTCGGCAGTGGCGGGGGAGGTGGCGACGACGCCCTTCTACGCAGCGCAGCGCACGGTGCGTGACAACGGCCTGGAGCAGCAGATCACCGTGCGCCTGGCCGATGGCCTGGCGGCCATCGAACCCCATGACGGCATCACCGCAATCAGCGTGTGCGGCATGGGCGGCGAGACGATCCGCGACATCCTCGAAAGCGGCAAGATGCACCTGAGTGGCCAGGAACGCTTGATCCTGCAACCCAACGGTGGCGAGCAACCGTTGCGCCAGTGGCTGATGGACAACGGCTACTCCATCGTCAGCGAAGAGTTGCTGCGCGAGAACCGTTTCTACTACGAGATCATCGTCGCCGAGCGCGCCGGGCCGGTGGCTTATACCGCTGAACAGCTGTACTTCGGCCCGCTGCAGATGCAGGCGCGTAGCCCGGCGTTTATTGGCAAGTGGCAGCGTCTGTTGCGCCAGAGGCAGAAGACCCTGGCCAGCCTGGAGCAGGCCAGGCAGGCGGTGCCGGAGCAGAAGGTGCAGGAAATTGCCCGGCAGGTGGGGTGGATTACTGCGCTACTGGCTTGA
- a CDS encoding FadR/GntR family transcriptional regulator yields the protein MPIESGTPIRRRSTNLAQGVVDALTQRILLGQLKPGEKLPSESTIVLEHGVSRTVVREAISKLQASGLVETRHGIGTFVLEQQAQQGLRLHVDTVASVRNMLELRLGLEVQAVALAALRRTDEQLAHMRQALDDYQASLANNDSCVEEDKRFHQLIAEATGNTFFTEIMLHLGNAMIPRTQVKVTERGGADFAQLGQLANLEHEAIFNAIKRQDPDAARAAMVLHLTNSRDRFSGEQGR from the coding sequence ATGCCCATTGAAAGTGGAACCCCCATCCGTAGACGCTCTACCAACCTGGCCCAGGGCGTGGTCGATGCACTGACCCAGCGCATCCTGCTTGGCCAGCTCAAGCCCGGCGAAAAACTGCCCTCGGAATCCACCATCGTGCTTGAGCACGGGGTGAGCCGGACCGTCGTGCGCGAAGCGATCTCCAAGTTGCAGGCGTCGGGATTGGTCGAGACCCGTCACGGCATCGGCACTTTTGTGCTGGAGCAGCAGGCCCAACAGGGGTTGCGCCTGCATGTAGACACGGTGGCCAGCGTGCGCAACATGCTCGAACTGCGCCTGGGCCTGGAGGTGCAAGCCGTGGCGCTGGCGGCCTTGCGCCGAACCGACGAACAGCTGGCCCACATGCGCCAGGCTCTGGACGATTACCAGGCATCGCTGGCCAATAACGACAGTTGCGTGGAGGAAGACAAACGCTTTCACCAACTCATCGCTGAAGCCACCGGCAATACCTTCTTCACCGAAATCATGCTGCACCTGGGGAATGCGATGATCCCGCGCACCCAGGTGAAGGTGACTGAACGCGGTGGCGCTGACTTCGCCCAATTGGGCCAGCTGGCAAACCTGGAGCACGAGGCGATCTTCAACGCGATCAAACGCCAGGACCCGGACGCCGCGCGCGCCGCCATGGTGCTGCACTTGACCAACAGCCGGGATCGTTTTTCAGGGGAGCAGGGCCGTTGA
- a CDS encoding MFS transporter, with amino-acid sequence MNNSSHASATPETDSVLARAVSKVKSHVLPLFVIMFILNYIDRVNIGFVRTHMEHDLGIGAAAYGFGAGLFFIGYALFEVPSNMLLQKVGARIWLTRIMFTWGIVATLMAFIQNETHFYILRFLLGVAEAGFFPGVIYYFTRWLPGVERGKAIAIFLSGSAVASLISGPLSGVLLQIEGFGFHGWQWMFAIEGLASVVIGFFVWFWLDSKPHDAKWMTREEQDALVNAIDQEQRDREALTTVKPTIGKLLKDRQILLFCALYFCIQLTIYAATFWLPSIIKKMGDLSDVQVGFFNSIPWLISIIAMYAFASLSGKFKFQQAWVAAALLIAAAGMFMSTTGGPVFAFVAICFAAIGFKSASSLFWPIPQGYLDVRIAAAVIALINSIGNLGGFVAPTTFGFLEQTTGSIQGGLYGLAGTSVLAAILVFFAKTSPSAVLTSPSAPTGAAISKPL; translated from the coding sequence GTGAACAATTCAAGCCATGCATCTGCCACACCAGAAACTGACTCGGTCCTCGCGCGCGCCGTGAGCAAAGTGAAGAGCCATGTGCTCCCGCTGTTCGTGATCATGTTCATCCTCAACTACATCGACCGGGTCAATATCGGCTTTGTGCGCACGCACATGGAGCACGACCTGGGCATCGGTGCCGCAGCCTACGGTTTCGGTGCCGGGCTGTTCTTCATTGGCTACGCCCTCTTCGAAGTGCCCTCCAACATGCTGCTGCAAAAGGTCGGGGCACGTATCTGGCTGACCCGCATCATGTTTACCTGGGGCATCGTCGCCACGTTGATGGCGTTCATCCAGAACGAAACCCACTTCTACATCCTGCGATTTCTGCTGGGCGTGGCCGAAGCTGGTTTCTTCCCTGGGGTGATCTACTATTTCACCCGCTGGCTGCCGGGCGTGGAGCGCGGTAAAGCCATCGCGATTTTCCTCAGTGGTTCTGCGGTGGCCTCGCTGATTTCCGGCCCGCTGTCGGGTGTGCTGTTGCAGATCGAAGGGTTTGGCTTTCACGGCTGGCAGTGGATGTTTGCCATTGAAGGCCTGGCCTCGGTGGTGATCGGTTTCTTTGTGTGGTTCTGGCTGGACTCCAAGCCCCACGACGCCAAATGGATGACCCGCGAAGAACAGGACGCACTGGTCAACGCTATCGACCAGGAACAGCGCGACCGCGAAGCCCTCACCACCGTCAAACCGACGATTGGCAAACTGCTCAAGGACCGTCAGATCCTGCTGTTTTGCGCCCTGTACTTTTGCATCCAACTGACGATTTACGCGGCGACCTTCTGGCTGCCGAGCATCATCAAGAAAATGGGTGACTTGAGTGATGTGCAGGTCGGCTTTTTCAACTCGATTCCCTGGCTGATCTCGATCATCGCCATGTACGCCTTCGCTTCGCTGTCGGGCAAGTTCAAGTTCCAGCAGGCCTGGGTGGCGGCAGCGCTGTTGATTGCTGCGGCCGGCATGTTCATGTCCACCACCGGTGGGCCGGTGTTTGCTTTTGTGGCGATCTGTTTTGCGGCCATTGGCTTCAAGTCGGCATCGTCGCTGTTCTGGCCGATCCCCCAGGGCTACCTGGATGTGCGCATCGCCGCAGCGGTGATCGCGCTGATCAACTCCATCGGCAACCTGGGCGGCTTCGTCGCGCCGACCACCTTCGGCTTTCTCGAACAGACCACCGGCTCGATCCAGGGCGGCCTCTACGGCCTGGCCGGCACCTCGGTGCTCGCCGCGATCCTGGTGTTCTTCGCCAAGACGTCGCCGTCTGCCGTGTTGACGTCGCCCAGCGCGCCAACAGGCGCTGCCATCAGCAAACCTCTCTGA
- the gudD gene encoding glucarate dehydratase codes for MNTPVVTHFQVIPVAGHDSMLLNLSGAHGPYFTRNIVILKDSSGNTGVGEVPGGERIRETLEDARGLVVGQPIGQYQRVLNQMRSTFASRDAAGRGLQTFDLRITIHAVTAMEAALLDLLGQFLEVPVAALLGEGQQRDAVKMLGYLFYVGDRHATDLAYRNEADSDDEWFRLRHEKALTSEAVVRLAEAAQAKYGFNDFKLKGGVLSGDAEIEAVTALAERFPDARITLDPNGAWSLKEAIRLCRDQHHVLAYAEDPCGAENGYSGREVMAEFRRATGLKTATNMIATDWREMGHAIQLQSVDIPLADPHFWTLQGSVRVAQMCHEWGLTWGSHSNNHFDISLAMFTQVAAAAPGDITAIDTHWIWQDGQRLTQEPLKIEGGYVKVPSKPGLGVEIDMDAVAKAHEVYKGMGLGARDDSVAMQFLMPGWRFNNKQPCLVR; via the coding sequence ATGAATACTCCCGTCGTCACTCACTTCCAGGTCATCCCCGTCGCCGGCCACGACAGCATGCTGCTCAACCTCAGCGGCGCCCATGGCCCCTACTTCACGCGCAATATCGTCATCCTCAAGGACAGCAGCGGCAATACCGGCGTGGGTGAAGTCCCCGGCGGCGAGCGTATCCGCGAAACGCTCGAAGACGCCCGCGGCCTGGTGGTGGGCCAGCCGATCGGCCAGTACCAGCGTGTCCTCAACCAGATGCGCAGCACCTTTGCCTCACGGGATGCGGCCGGCCGTGGCCTGCAGACCTTTGACCTGCGCATCACCATCCATGCCGTCACCGCCATGGAAGCCGCGCTGCTCGACCTGCTGGGGCAATTCCTCGAAGTCCCCGTAGCGGCCTTGCTCGGCGAAGGACAGCAACGCGATGCGGTGAAAATGCTCGGCTACCTGTTCTATGTCGGCGACCGCCACGCGACCGATCTCGCCTACCGCAACGAGGCCGACAGCGACGATGAATGGTTCCGCCTGCGTCACGAAAAGGCCCTGACCAGCGAGGCCGTGGTGCGCCTGGCCGAGGCCGCACAAGCCAAGTACGGCTTCAACGACTTCAAGCTCAAGGGCGGCGTACTCAGTGGCGATGCCGAAATCGAAGCCGTCACCGCCCTGGCCGAACGCTTCCCGGATGCGCGCATCACCCTCGACCCGAATGGCGCCTGGTCATTGAAAGAAGCCATCCGCCTGTGCCGCGACCAGCACCACGTACTCGCCTATGCCGAAGACCCTTGCGGCGCGGAAAACGGCTACTCGGGCCGTGAAGTCATGGCTGAATTCCGCCGCGCCACCGGCCTCAAGACTGCCACCAACATGATTGCCACCGACTGGCGCGAAATGGGCCATGCCATCCAACTGCAATCGGTGGATATCCCCCTCGCCGACCCGCACTTCTGGACCCTGCAAGGCTCGGTACGCGTGGCGCAGATGTGCCATGAATGGGGCCTGACCTGGGGCTCGCACTCCAACAATCACTTCGATATTTCCCTGGCGATGTTCACCCAGGTCGCGGCTGCCGCGCCCGGCGACATCACGGCCATCGACACCCACTGGATCTGGCAGGACGGCCAACGCCTGACCCAGGAACCGCTGAAAATCGAAGGCGGCTACGTGAAAGTACCGAGCAAACCTGGCCTGGGCGTGGAGATCGACATGGACGCCGTGGCCAAGGCTCACGAAGTCTACAAAGGCATGGGGCTCGGAGCGCGGGATGACAGCGTGGCGATGCAGTTTTTGATGCCGGGGTGGCGCTTCAACAACAAGCAGCCCTGCCTGGTGCGCTGA
- a CDS encoding ABC transporter substrate-binding protein, with amino-acid sequence MINRRTLLSLLGLACLTLQGPSAWAAEPLTLTVGDQFFSNRIVLELSGELKDLPYTIDFKRFNTGSPVASAVASGALDVGIVGDTPVISLAANGAPVKVVASTQTSLDGVDIVARKGIHSVADLKGKTVAIWNGSWSQQLAYKALDEAGVPRSSVHFKYLLPAEASLALTQGDIDAFGTWEPYVSLQEKEGSTLIRNAKGLMSAPTYIVAYEPALAQKSAIIKDFIARLTRARVWSNTHIDEYAEAWSKANQSTPEIAKVWFKRDAIKVLPISPTIVSEAQATADFLVDAQMLKQRYDVAPLFDRVL; translated from the coding sequence ATGATCAATCGTCGAACTTTGCTTTCCTTGCTGGGCCTTGCTTGCTTGACGCTGCAGGGGCCTTCGGCCTGGGCAGCGGAGCCCCTGACTCTCACCGTGGGCGACCAGTTCTTCTCCAACCGTATCGTGTTGGAGCTGTCCGGGGAGCTGAAAGACCTGCCATACACGATCGACTTCAAACGCTTCAATACCGGTTCCCCGGTGGCCTCTGCCGTGGCCAGCGGTGCGCTGGACGTGGGCATCGTCGGTGATACCCCGGTGATCAGCCTGGCCGCCAATGGCGCACCGGTGAAGGTGGTCGCCAGCACCCAGACCAGCCTCGACGGTGTGGACATTGTCGCGCGCAAGGGCATTCATTCGGTGGCCGACCTCAAAGGCAAGACCGTGGCCATCTGGAATGGCTCGTGGAGCCAGCAGTTGGCGTACAAGGCCCTGGATGAGGCCGGTGTGCCGCGCAGCAGCGTCCACTTCAAATACTTGTTGCCGGCAGAAGCCAGCCTGGCGTTGACCCAAGGCGACATCGATGCCTTCGGCACGTGGGAACCCTATGTGTCGTTGCAGGAAAAAGAGGGCAGCACCCTGATCCGCAATGCCAAGGGCCTGATGAGCGCGCCCACTTACATCGTGGCGTACGAGCCAGCCCTGGCGCAGAAAAGCGCGATCATCAAAGACTTCATCGCCCGCCTTACCCGCGCTCGGGTGTGGAGCAACACGCACATCGATGAGTACGCCGAAGCCTGGTCCAAGGCCAACCAGTCGACGCCGGAAATCGCCAAGGTGTGGTTCAAGCGCGACGCGATCAAGGTGCTGCCGATCTCGCCGACAATTGTCAGCGAGGCCCAGGCCACGGCGGATTTCCTGGTGGATGCGCAGATGTTGAAGCAGCGGTATGACGTGGCGCCGTTGTTTGACCGGGTGCTTTAA